One part of the Pecten maximus chromosome 1, xPecMax1.1, whole genome shotgun sequence genome encodes these proteins:
- the LOC117337179 gene encoding stearoyl-CoA desaturase 5-like produces MAPRNPEPETESTCDEDVDQLGLDNVAKLEETNVDNPPMKIVWRNVVIFVILHLAALYAVTLIPGSQPLTWAWSVVYYFLAAVGVTAGAHRLWSHRSYKAKTPLRVLLAFFQSAALQNDIFDWVRDHRVHHKFSETDADPHNATRGFFFSHIGWLLVKKHPKVIAKGKQISLKDLYDDPVVMIQKRFYKPSVLLMCFIVPTIVPWYFWGETLWNSFYLASILRYTLVLNATWLVNSAAHMWGSKPYDKTISPSNNIAVVLSAAGEGFHNYHHVFPHDYATSEYGIRYNFTTMFIDFMACLGLVSDRKVISPKTVQMRKERTGEKAAKSS; encoded by the exons ATGGCACCGAGGAATCCGGAACCGGAAACTGAATCCACGTGCGACGAAGACGTGGATCAACTTGGCCTTGACAATGTGGCTAAACTGGAAGAAACAAATGTGGACAACCCACCGATGAAAATTGTCTGGAGaaatgttgtgatatttgttATCCTCCATCTTGCTGCTTTGTATGCCGTGACTTTAATCCCCGGATCACAACCTCTGACATGGGCGTGGT CCGTAGTATACTACTTCCTAGCCGCCGTCGGGGTAACAGCTGGGGCCCACAGACTCTGGTCACATAGGTCTTACAAGGCTAAAACACCACTCCGTGTCCTCCTGGCCTTCTTTCAGTCAGCAGCTTTACAG AACGACATTTTCGACTGGGTACGCGACCATAGAGTCCACCACAAGTTTTCTGAGACGGATGCTGACCCTCACAACGCCACACGAGGATTCTTCTTCTCCCATATCGGCTGGCTGTTGGTGAAGAAACACCCGAAAGTCATCGCCAAGGGCAAACAGATCAGTCTCAAAGACTTGTACGATGACCCCGTTGTGATGATACAGAAACG GTTTTACAAGCCGTCGGTGCTGTTAATGTGCTTCATCGTGCCGACCATTGTACCCTGGTATTTCTGGGGAGAGACGCTTTGGAACTCTTTCTACCTGGCATCCATTCTACGGTACACCTTAGTGTTAAATGCTACGTGGCTAGTGAACAGTGCTGCCCACATGTGGGGCTCAAAACCTTACGACAAGACAATAAGCCCGTCTAATAACATAGCGGTCGTGTTGAGCGCGGCCGGCGAGGGTTTCCACAACTACCATCACGTGTTCCCTCACGACTACGCCACGAGTGAATACGGAATCCGCTATAATTTTACTACAATGTTTATAGATTTTATGGCATGTTTGGGTTTAGTGTCGGACCgaaaagttatctcccctaaaACAGTTCAGATGAGGAAGGAAAGGACAGGCGAGAAAGCGGCAAAATCATCTTAA
- the LOC117316443 gene encoding collagen alpha-2(IV) chain-like: MEEMMQPAKHNYNCIFLKTIGLSRILIRCRLPVARNWFLTQANTQSLQGFLTQANTQSLPGFITPANTQSLPGFLTQANTQSLPGFITPANTQSLPGFLTQANTQSLPGFITPAHTQSLPGFITPANTQSLPGFITQANTQSLPGFITPANTQSLPGFLTQANTQSFPGFITPAHTQSLPGFITPANTQSLPGFITPANTQSLPGFLTQANTQHLPGLLTPANTKYLPGFITQANTQSLPGFITPANTQSLPGFITQANTQSLPGFITPANTQSLPGFLTQANTQSFPGFITPAHTQSLPGFITPANTQSLQGFVTQANTQHLPWFITQANTQSLPGFPTQASTPSLPGFITQANTQSLLGFLTQANTQSLLGFFTQAHPQHLPGFRFLTQANTPSLPGFLTQANTQSLPGFLSPANTQYLPGFITQANTQSLPGFLTQANTHYLPGFLTQANTQSLPGFITQANTQSLPGFLTPANTQSLPGFITQANTQSLPGFLTQANTQSLPGFLTQANTQSIPGFVTPANTQSLPGFITQANTQSLPGFITQANTHSLPGFLTQANTQSLPGFITPANTQSLTGFLTQANTQSLPGFLTQANTQSLPGFITQANTQSLPGFITQANTQSLPGFLTPANTQSLPGFLTHANTQSLPGFITQANTQSLPGFLTQANTQSLPGFLTQANRQSLPGFITPANTQSLPGFITQANTQSLPGFLTQANTQSLPGFLTQANTQSIPGFLTPANTQSLQGFITQANTQSLPGFITQANTQSLPGFLTQANTQSLPGFLTPANTQSLPGFLTHANTQSLPGFLTQANTQSLPGFLTQANTRSLTGFLTQANTQSLPGFVT; encoded by the exons ATGGAGGAGATGATGCAGCCAGCCAAACACAATTACAATTGCATCTTTCTCAAGACAATTGGTCTCTCTCGCATACTAATCAGGTGTCGTCTGCCTGTGGCCAGAAATT GGTTCCTCACACAAGCTAATACACAATCTCTCCAAGGGTTCCTCACACAAGCTAATACACAATCTCTCCCAGGGTTCATCACACCAGCTAATACACAATCTCTCCCAGGGTTCCTTACACAAGCTAATACACAATCTCTCCCAGGGTTCATCACACCAGCTAATACACAATCTCTCCCAGGGTTCCTCACACAAGCTAATACACAATCTCTCCCAGGGTTCATCACACCAGCTCATACACAATCTCTCCCAGGGTTCATCACACCAGCTAATACCCAATCTCTCCCAGGGTTCATCACACAAGCTAATACACAATCTCTCCCAGGGTTCATCACACCAGCTAATACACAATCTCTCCCAGGGTTCCTCACACAAGCTAATACACAATCTTTCCCAGGGTTCATCACACCAGCTCATACACAATCTCTCCCAGGGTTCATCACACCAGCTAATACACAATCTCTCCCAGGGTTCATCACACCAGCTAATACACAATCTCTCCCAGGGTTCCTCACACAAGCTAATACACAGCATCTCCCAGGGCTCCTCACACCAGCTAATACAAAATATCTCCCAGGGTTCATCACACAAGCTAATACACAATCTCTCCCAGGGTTCATCACACCAGCTAATACCCAATCTCTCCCAGGGTTCATCACACAAGCTAATACACAATCTCTCCCAGGGTTCATCACACCAGCTAATACACAATCTCTCCCAGGGTTCCTCACACAAGCTAATACACAATCTTTCCCAGGGTTCATCACACCAGCTCATACACAATCTCTCCCAGGGTTCATCACACCAGCTAATACCCAATCTCTCCAAGGGTTCGTCACACAAGCTAATACACAACATCTCCCATGGTTCATCACACAAGCTAATACACAATCTCTCCCAGGGTTCCCAACACAAGCTAGTACACCATCTCTCCCAGGGTTCATCACACAAGCTAATACACAATCTCTCCTAGGGTTCCTCACACAAGCTAATACACAATCTCTCCTAGGGTTCTTCACACAAGCTCATCCACAACATCTCCCAGGGTTTC GGTTCCTCACACAAGCTAATACACCATCTCTCCCAGGGTTCCTCACACAAGCTAATACACAATCTCTCCCAGGGTTCCTCTCACCAGCTAATACACAATATCTCCCAGGGTTCATCACACAAGCTAATACACAATCTCTCCCAGGGTTCCTCACACAAGCTAACACACACTATCTCCCAGGGTTCCTCACACAAGCTAATACACAATCTCTCCCAGGGTTCATCACACAAGCTAATACACAATCTCTCCCAGGGTTCCTCACACCAGCTAATACACAATCTCTCCCAGGGTTCATCACACAAGCTAATACACAATCTCTCCCGGGGTTCCTCACACAAGCTAATACACAATCTCTCCCAGGGTTCCTCACACAAGCTAATACACAATCTATCCCAGGGTTCGTCACACCAGCTAATACACAATCTCTCCCAGGGTTCATCACACAAGCTAATACACAATCTCTCCCAGGGTTCATCACACAAGCTAATACACACTCTCTCCCAGGGTTCCTCACACAAGCTAATACACAATCTCTCCCAGGGTTCATCACACCAGCTAATACACAATCTCTCACAGGGTTCCTCACACAAGCTAATACACAATCTCTCCCAGGGTTCCTCACACAAGCTAATACACAATCTCTCCCAGGATTCATCACACAAGCTAATACACAATCTCTCCCAGGGTTCATCACACAAGCTAATACACAATCTCTCCCAGGGTTCCTCACACCAGCTAATACACAATCTCTCCCAGGGTTCCTCACACACGCTAATACACAATCTCTCCCAGGGTTCATCACACAAGCTAATACACAATCTCTCCCAGGGTTCCTCACACAAGCTAATACACAATCTCTCCCAGGGTTCCTCACACAAGCTAATAGACAATCTCTCCCAGGGTTCATCACACCAGCTAATACACAATCTCTCCCAGGGTTCATCACACAAGCTAATACACAATCTCTCCCAGGGTTCCTCACACAAGCTAATACACAATCTCTCCCAGGGTTCCTTACACAAGCTAATACACAATCTATCCCAGGGTTCCTCACACCAGCTAATACACAATCTCTCCAAGGGTTCATCACACAAGCTAATACACAATCTCTCCCAGGGTTCATCACACAAGCTAATACACAATCTCTCCCAGGGTTCCTCACACAAGCTAATACACAATCTCTTCCAGGGTTCCTCACACCAGCTAATACACAATCTCTCCCAGGGTTCCTCACACACGCTAATACACAATCTCTCCCAGGGTTCCTCACACAAGCTAATACACAATCTCTCCCAGGGTTCCTCACACAAGCTAATACACGATCTCTCACAGGGTTCCTCACACAAGCTAATACACAATCTCTCCCAGGGTTCGTCACATAA